Proteins encoded within one genomic window of Couchioplanes caeruleus:
- the mmsA gene encoding multiple monosaccharide ABC transporter ATP-binding protein: MTTAPILLEMRSITKEFPGVKALSDVNLVVRAGEIHAICGENGAGKSTLMKVLSGVYPYGAYSGDIVYHGAEARFSDIRQSERAGIVIIHQELALIPDMSITENIFLGNEPRKRGAIDWKGAQRRALELMARVGLDEDPDTLIKDIGVGKQQLVEIAKAFAKDVKLLILDEPTAALNEHDSQHLLDLLRGFRERGVTSIMISHKLNEIEAIADEITILRDGRTVETLNIKRDGVDEDRIVRGMVGRELGSRFPDHTPSIGETFFEVSDWTVRHPISAERLVCKGSSFHVRRGEIVGFAGLMGAGRTELAMSIFGRSYGVYLGGRIVKDGKEIHLKSVADAIHHGLAYVSEDRKAIGLNLLDDIKTSTVSAKLSKISKRGVLDEVAEYRAAEAYRKDLRTKAPTVDEGVSKLSGGNQQKVVLAKWMFTDPDLLILDEPTRGIDVGAKYEIYGIIQRLADQGKGVIVISSELPELIGLCDRIYTVFEGQITGEIARADADPETLMKQMTSTKKMQTR, encoded by the coding sequence ATGACTACCGCCCCCATCCTCCTGGAGATGCGTTCCATCACCAAGGAGTTCCCCGGCGTCAAGGCGCTCTCCGACGTCAACCTGGTGGTCCGGGCCGGCGAGATCCACGCCATCTGCGGCGAGAACGGCGCCGGCAAGTCGACGCTCATGAAGGTGCTCAGCGGCGTCTACCCGTACGGCGCGTACTCGGGTGACATCGTTTACCACGGTGCCGAGGCACGGTTCTCGGACATCCGGCAGAGCGAGCGCGCCGGCATCGTGATCATCCATCAGGAGCTCGCGCTCATCCCGGACATGTCGATCACCGAGAACATCTTCCTCGGCAACGAGCCGCGCAAGCGCGGGGCGATCGACTGGAAGGGCGCCCAGCGGCGGGCGCTCGAGCTGATGGCCCGGGTCGGCCTCGACGAGGACCCGGACACCCTGATCAAGGACATCGGCGTCGGCAAGCAGCAGCTCGTGGAGATCGCCAAGGCGTTCGCCAAGGACGTCAAGCTGCTCATCCTCGACGAGCCCACGGCGGCGCTCAACGAGCACGACTCGCAGCACCTGCTGGACCTGCTGCGCGGGTTCCGCGAGCGCGGCGTCACCTCGATCATGATCTCGCACAAGCTCAACGAGATCGAGGCGATCGCCGACGAGATCACCATCCTGCGCGACGGCCGGACGGTCGAGACGCTCAACATCAAGCGGGACGGAGTCGACGAGGACCGGATCGTGCGCGGCATGGTCGGTCGCGAGCTCGGCAGCCGCTTCCCGGACCACACGCCGTCGATCGGGGAGACATTCTTCGAGGTCAGCGACTGGACCGTGCGGCACCCGATCTCCGCTGAGCGGCTCGTCTGCAAGGGCTCGAGCTTCCACGTGCGCCGCGGCGAGATCGTCGGCTTCGCCGGTCTCATGGGCGCCGGGCGCACCGAGCTGGCGATGAGCATCTTCGGCCGCTCCTACGGGGTTTACCTCGGCGGCCGGATCGTCAAGGACGGCAAGGAGATCCACCTCAAGTCGGTGGCGGACGCGATCCACCACGGACTGGCGTACGTGAGCGAGGACCGCAAGGCGATCGGCCTCAACCTGCTCGACGACATCAAGACGTCGACGGTCTCCGCCAAGCTCTCCAAGATCAGTAAGCGGGGCGTGCTCGACGAGGTGGCCGAGTACCGGGCCGCGGAGGCGTACCGCAAGGACCTGCGCACCAAGGCACCCACCGTCGACGAGGGCGTCTCCAAGCTCTCCGGCGGCAACCAGCAGAAGGTCGTCCTGGCGAAGTGGATGTTCACCGACCCGGACCTGCTGATCCTCGACGAGCCCACCCGGGGCATCGACGTGGGTGCGAAGTACGAGATCTACGGCATCATCCAGCGGCTCGCCGACCAGGGTAAGGGCGTCATCGTCATCTCCTCGGAGCTGCCCGAGCTGATCGGGCTCTGCGACCGCATCTACACCGTGTTCGAAGGCCAGATCACGGGCGAGATCGCCCGTGCGGATGCGGATCCGGAGACCCTCATGAAGCAGATGACCTCGACGAAGAAGATGCAGACCCGATGA
- the mmsB gene encoding multiple monosaccharide ABC transporter permease, translating into MSRFKDLQKNLFGGTTSNARQFGMIFTLLAIILLFQFLTARNLGVGFGDGLTLRSDNLIALFQQNSYILILAVGMLMVIVAGHIDLSVGSVAAFVGILVAKSMTDWSLPWPVAILFGLGIGVLIGAWHGFWVAYFGVPAFIVTLAGMLLFRGANQYVGSAAVPVPEGFQVMGGGFLPEIGPNTGYNNLTLLLGLAACVAVVWREMQGRRTRKEMNAEPTPLWVSGIRMAIMVGVLIFVTLRFAGGRVGTSFPISGLILVVLVIAYSFYTRNTAGGRHIYAVGGNARAAELSGVKLKRVNFFVMMNMSILAALAGMIFVARSAASGPQDGLNWELDAIAAVFIGGAAVSGGIGTISGSIVGGLVMAVLNNGLQLLGVGTDRVQIIKGLVLLLAVALDVYNKSQGRFSIIGSITRPFRREAPAAPASSSEAGSPAKTTVAG; encoded by the coding sequence ATGAGCCGATTCAAGGACCTTCAGAAGAACCTGTTCGGAGGCACGACCTCCAACGCCCGCCAGTTCGGGATGATCTTCACGCTGCTGGCGATCATCCTGCTGTTCCAGTTCCTCACCGCGCGTAACCTTGGAGTCGGCTTCGGTGACGGGCTGACCCTGCGGTCGGACAACCTGATCGCGCTGTTCCAGCAGAACTCCTACATCCTGATCCTGGCCGTCGGCATGCTGATGGTGATCGTGGCCGGGCACATCGACCTGTCGGTCGGCTCGGTCGCCGCCTTCGTCGGCATCCTGGTCGCGAAGTCCATGACGGACTGGTCGCTGCCCTGGCCGGTGGCGATCCTGTTCGGCCTCGGGATCGGCGTGCTCATCGGCGCGTGGCACGGCTTCTGGGTGGCGTACTTCGGTGTCCCGGCGTTCATCGTCACGCTGGCCGGCATGCTGCTCTTCCGTGGCGCCAACCAGTACGTCGGCAGCGCGGCGGTGCCGGTGCCCGAGGGTTTCCAGGTCATGGGCGGCGGCTTCCTGCCGGAGATCGGCCCGAACACCGGCTACAACAACCTCACGTTGCTGCTCGGGCTCGCCGCCTGCGTCGCCGTGGTCTGGCGGGAGATGCAGGGCCGGCGTACGCGCAAGGAGATGAACGCGGAGCCGACGCCGCTGTGGGTCTCGGGCATCCGGATGGCCATCATGGTCGGCGTCCTGATCTTCGTGACGCTGCGCTTCGCGGGTGGCCGGGTCGGCACCAGCTTCCCGATCTCCGGCCTGATCCTCGTGGTGCTGGTGATCGCGTACAGTTTTTACACCCGCAACACCGCGGGCGGCCGGCACATCTACGCGGTCGGCGGCAACGCCCGCGCCGCCGAGCTCTCCGGCGTGAAGCTCAAGCGGGTCAACTTCTTCGTCATGATGAACATGTCCATCCTGGCCGCGCTGGCCGGCATGATCTTCGTGGCCCGCTCCGCCGCCTCGGGTCCGCAGGACGGTCTCAACTGGGAGCTCGACGCCATCGCGGCCGTCTTCATCGGCGGCGCGGCGGTTTCCGGCGGCATCGGTACGATCTCCGGCTCCATCGTCGGAGGTCTGGTCATGGCCGTGCTCAACAACGGCCTGCAACTGCTCGGCGTCGGCACCGACCGGGTCCAGATCATCAAGGGCCTGGTCCTGCTGCTCGCCGTCGCCCTGGACGTCTACAACAAGAGCCAGGGCCGCTTCTCGATCATCGGCAGCATCACTCGCCCGTTCCGCCGGGAGGCACCCGCCGCACCGGCTTCATCGTCGGAAGCGGGCAGTCCCGCCAAGACGACGGTGGCCGGCTGA
- a CDS encoding sugar-binding protein gives MRNFLGKSVAVGAVAMLALTACGSGREGDGGNGSGTTAKGFAANSVIGVALPARTSENWVLAGDLFTNGLKEAGFNPDVQYAGASTTVADQQAQITAMATKGAKVIVIGATDGAQLSTQVAAAKKAGVKVIAYDRLILNTPDLDYYVAFDNFKVGQLQGQALLDGMKKKKPKGPYTIELFSGSPDDNNAGVFFNGAMDVLKPEIDKGNVVVGSKQTDIKQTAIQGWKPEGAQARMDQLLTSTYGSKELDGVLSPNDTLARAIIQSIKSAGKTVPVVTGQDSEVESIKSIMKGEQYMTINKDTRNLVKETINMVKALQAGSEPQINDTKSYNNGTKIVPTYLLPPVAVTKDNAAEAYANDPKLAPLTKP, from the coding sequence ATGCGCAATTTCCTCGGCAAGTCGGTGGCCGTCGGCGCCGTCGCGATGCTGGCCCTCACGGCCTGCGGCTCCGGCCGCGAAGGTGACGGCGGCAACGGCAGCGGCACCACGGCGAAGGGCTTCGCGGCGAACTCCGTGATCGGTGTCGCGCTGCCCGCGAGGACCTCGGAGAACTGGGTCCTCGCCGGTGATCTGTTCACCAACGGCCTGAAGGAGGCCGGCTTCAACCCCGACGTGCAGTACGCCGGCGCCTCCACCACGGTCGCCGACCAGCAGGCCCAGATCACCGCCATGGCCACCAAGGGCGCCAAGGTCATCGTCATCGGCGCGACCGACGGCGCGCAGCTGTCGACCCAGGTCGCCGCCGCGAAGAAGGCGGGCGTGAAGGTCATCGCCTACGACCGCCTGATCCTGAACACGCCGGACCTCGACTACTACGTCGCGTTCGACAACTTCAAGGTGGGCCAGCTCCAGGGCCAGGCCCTGCTGGACGGTATGAAGAAGAAGAAGCCGAAGGGCCCGTACACCATCGAGCTGTTCTCGGGCTCGCCGGACGACAACAACGCCGGCGTGTTCTTCAACGGCGCCATGGACGTGCTCAAGCCGGAGATCGACAAGGGCAACGTCGTGGTCGGCTCGAAGCAGACCGACATCAAGCAGACCGCCATCCAGGGCTGGAAGCCCGAGGGTGCGCAGGCCCGCATGGACCAGCTGCTGACCTCGACCTACGGCAGCAAGGAGCTCGACGGCGTCCTGTCGCCCAACGACACCTTGGCCCGCGCGATCATTCAGTCGATCAAGAGCGCCGGCAAGACCGTCCCCGTGGTCACTGGTCAGGACTCCGAGGTGGAGTCGATCAAGTCGATCATGAAGGGCGAGCAGTACATGACGATCAACAAGGACACCCGGAACCTGGTGAAGGAGACCATCAACATGGTCAAGGCCCTCCAGGCCGGCAGCGAGCCGCAGATCAACGACACCAAGTCGTACAACAACGGCACCAAGATCGTCCCGACGTACCTGCTTCCGCCGGTCGCCGTGACGAAGGACAACGCGGCCGAGGCGTACGCGAACGACCCGAAGCTCGCGCCGCTCACCAAGCCGTAG
- a CDS encoding ROK family protein — MAIPLRRALRRAGPDTPAPEPQPPAPAAGQEEIRRQNLGAVLRYVHLHGPTSRAELTGRLGLNRSTIGALAADLAAAGLVTEDVPATEDVPATARRAGRPSLVVSPCSERVYATALSIEPKRLRAARIGLGGRILDLRETPRPCGSSPLDAVAPLAELVRGMERGDDARYAGGAVAVADTVRDADGTVRVAGADDTLVAALDAALGAGPGRPGLVAGDLADIAALAEHTRGVATGVDDLLYLHGDRGLSAGMVTGGSLVVGHGGRSGKVGHMVVDPAGRRCGCGSRGCWETEAGTDALLRRAGAAPGASPLAVLRAAALGDAVARDALHGVADWLGFGVANLVNVFNPDLVVFGGTLREIYAAGAGTVRSRLDSMALPASREHLQLRASSLGADAPLIGAAELAFDALLADPLSAPSPQ, encoded by the coding sequence GTGGCCATACCGCTGCGGCGTGCGCTGCGCCGAGCCGGCCCCGACACCCCCGCCCCCGAGCCACAGCCGCCGGCGCCCGCCGCCGGGCAGGAGGAGATCCGCCGCCAGAACCTCGGCGCCGTCCTGCGCTACGTCCACCTGCACGGGCCCACCTCCCGCGCCGAGCTGACCGGCCGGCTCGGGCTCAATCGCAGCACCATCGGGGCGCTGGCCGCGGACCTCGCCGCCGCCGGCCTGGTCACCGAGGACGTCCCGGCCACCGAGGACGTGCCGGCCACCGCACGGCGCGCGGGCCGGCCCTCGCTCGTGGTGAGCCCCTGCTCGGAACGGGTCTACGCCACCGCGCTGAGCATCGAGCCGAAGCGCCTGCGCGCCGCCCGCATCGGCCTCGGCGGCCGCATCCTCGACCTGCGCGAGACGCCGCGCCCGTGTGGCTCGTCCCCGCTCGACGCCGTCGCCCCGCTCGCCGAGCTGGTCCGGGGGATGGAGCGGGGAGACGATGCCCGCTATGCCGGCGGTGCCGTCGCGGTCGCCGACACCGTCCGCGACGCCGACGGGACGGTCCGCGTGGCCGGCGCGGACGACACCCTCGTGGCCGCCCTCGACGCCGCCCTCGGCGCCGGACCCGGGCGTCCGGGCCTTGTGGCGGGCGACCTCGCCGACATCGCCGCGCTGGCCGAACACACCCGCGGCGTCGCGACCGGCGTCGATGACCTCCTCTACCTGCACGGCGACCGGGGCCTGAGCGCCGGCATGGTCACCGGCGGCAGCCTGGTCGTCGGGCACGGAGGCCGCAGCGGCAAGGTCGGTCACATGGTGGTCGACCCGGCCGGCCGGCGCTGCGGCTGCGGATCCCGCGGCTGCTGGGAGACCGAGGCCGGCACGGACGCTCTGCTGCGGCGCGCCGGGGCGGCACCGGGCGCCAGCCCCCTCGCCGTCCTCCGCGCCGCCGCCCTCGGCGACGCCGTCGCCCGCGACGCCCTGCACGGGGTCGCGGACTGGCTGGGCTTCGGCGTCGCCAACCTGGTCAACGTCTTCAACCCCGACCTCGTGGTCTTCGGCGGCACCCTGCGCGAGATCTACGCCGCGGGCGCCGGCACCGTCCGCAGCCGCCTCGACTCGATGGCACTACCGGCCTCCCGCGAGCACCTCCAGTTGCGCGCGAGCTCGCTCGGGGCGGACGCACCCCTGATCGGCGCGGCGGAACTGGCCTTCGACGCGCTCCTGGCCGACCCCCTCAGCGCCCCCTCGCCTCAGTGA
- a CDS encoding HAAS signaling domain-containing protein, giving the protein MTSGPYSDDTAPLAHSDVLVLDYLAALWAAGDDLDPDLRDELMTTVADYIAMRRAAGGEPADDPSLILRRLGAPEALAAAARRGRMPAHLRRPAPLPAVSVPAPAASSGGEYAGLALLAAGSVVMPVVAPLAGMLLISGSPRWSAAQKTAAWVLATGPALLGFALVVMAAMFGGGPEALIIAYLMTIGGAFVAVLSLLPGLTARRTYPRGH; this is encoded by the coding sequence ATGACGTCCGGGCCGTACTCTGACGACACCGCGCCGCTGGCGCACAGCGACGTGCTGGTCCTCGACTACCTGGCGGCGCTCTGGGCCGCCGGGGACGATCTCGATCCCGATCTGCGCGACGAGCTGATGACGACCGTGGCCGACTACATCGCGATGCGCCGGGCCGCCGGGGGCGAGCCCGCCGACGACCCCTCATTGATCCTGCGGCGGCTCGGGGCGCCGGAGGCGCTGGCCGCCGCGGCCCGGCGCGGGCGGATGCCGGCCCATCTGCGGCGGCCCGCCCCCCTGCCGGCCGTGTCCGTGCCGGCGCCGGCGGCCTCGTCCGGCGGCGAGTACGCGGGACTGGCCCTGCTGGCGGCCGGGAGCGTGGTGATGCCGGTGGTCGCGCCGCTGGCCGGGATGCTGCTGATCTCCGGTTCGCCGCGCTGGAGCGCCGCGCAGAAGACGGCGGCGTGGGTGCTGGCCACCGGGCCGGCGCTGCTGGGGTTCGCCCTGGTCGTGATGGCGGCGATGTTCGGCGGCGGCCCGGAGGCGCTGATCATCGCCTACCTGATGACCATCGGCGGGGCGTTCGTGGCCGTCCTGTCCCTGCTGCCCGGTCTCACCGCCCGCCGCACGTACCCCCGCGGTCACTGA
- a CDS encoding putative bifunctional diguanylate cyclase/phosphodiesterase, producing MAEDGRAPLRYVWIVAGLVLSCWVWFAVWRTSGAGSVAIGYLGVPLGGAVSIVALCRLWRVVRGDVHARRFCRMLLIGASFMTVGYLLMAVNAFLYSEGDNPPDMSLLSAACVALGFASAMWAVGRVPVDTAGRAERRRMNLDRTIAFLGCATPLWQFGLAPMITATERWSTHTLGLIGLAFLLSVAGMTKVAYLSDGPVDRAALRLVAAIGLTAAGVAVLATTYGGDGGPPSQALVLPLGPMLLVLAVRAQWNATIGHRRTSRRSSQLLPYLAVAAVDLPVVAIAVGELRWPGRIALGAAVVVSVLVIVRQFLAFRDNAVLLRNIRAHEERLQHEVSHDGLTGLANRAMFRGRMQDALARGESVTVLLVDLDDFKTVNDSLGHDVGDHLLVSLAAMLREQAGADGLPVRIGGDEFAVLLVGGTTLGETVAQRVLDALTEPISEHRLLVQASVGIATAEPGASVDSLLREADVAMYAAKQRGKAAYVRFVSGMAQPVTAHMRLGGELRRALENREFEVFYQPIMDLGTNKLVGTEALVRWNHPERGLVSPGEFVPAAERTGLIMELGRYVLREACRQTAAWLAEFGPDAPRHVAVNVSARQLHDPGFVGDVRDALGDTGLTPDHLVLELTESAVLRGNQVSRALHDLDGAGVRLALDDFGTGESSLSLLRAFPAAIVKLDKSFVDGLEFDEVDPARRDARQAVARAVIQLAGALGLEAVAEGIENEAQAEQLRALGYVYGQGYHLAMPMSAGKMTDLLTEQRRAVTAAG from the coding sequence ATGGCCGAGGACGGGCGCGCACCCCTGCGCTATGTGTGGATCGTCGCCGGTCTCGTGCTCTCTTGCTGGGTCTGGTTCGCGGTCTGGCGCACCTCCGGGGCCGGGTCGGTCGCCATCGGCTATCTCGGGGTGCCGCTCGGCGGGGCGGTCTCGATCGTCGCGCTGTGCCGGCTGTGGCGGGTGGTGCGGGGAGATGTGCACGCCCGCCGGTTCTGCCGGATGCTGCTGATCGGCGCCAGCTTCATGACCGTCGGCTACCTGCTCATGGCCGTCAACGCGTTTCTGTACTCGGAGGGCGACAATCCGCCGGACATGTCGCTGCTCTCCGCGGCGTGTGTGGCGCTCGGGTTCGCCTCGGCGATGTGGGCCGTCGGCCGGGTGCCGGTGGACACCGCGGGCCGGGCCGAGCGGCGGCGGATGAACCTCGACCGGACGATCGCCTTCCTCGGCTGCGCGACCCCGCTCTGGCAGTTCGGCCTCGCGCCGATGATCACCGCGACCGAGCGGTGGAGCACCCACACGCTGGGCCTCATCGGGCTCGCGTTCCTGCTGTCGGTCGCCGGCATGACGAAGGTGGCGTACCTCAGCGACGGGCCGGTCGACCGTGCGGCGCTGCGCCTGGTCGCGGCCATCGGTCTCACCGCGGCCGGGGTGGCCGTGCTCGCCACCACGTACGGCGGCGACGGCGGTCCGCCCTCGCAGGCCCTCGTGCTGCCGCTGGGGCCGATGCTGTTGGTGCTGGCGGTACGCGCGCAGTGGAACGCCACGATCGGTCACCGCCGCACCTCGCGGCGCTCCTCGCAGTTGCTGCCGTACCTGGCGGTCGCCGCGGTGGACCTGCCGGTGGTCGCGATCGCGGTGGGTGAGCTGCGCTGGCCCGGGCGGATCGCCCTCGGCGCGGCGGTCGTGGTCAGCGTGCTCGTGATCGTCCGCCAGTTCCTGGCGTTTCGCGACAACGCCGTGCTGCTGCGCAACATCCGCGCCCACGAGGAGCGGCTGCAGCACGAGGTCAGCCACGACGGGCTGACCGGCCTGGCCAACCGCGCCATGTTCCGGGGCCGGATGCAGGACGCGCTCGCCCGCGGGGAGAGCGTCACCGTGCTCCTGGTCGACCTCGACGACTTCAAGACCGTCAATGACTCGCTCGGCCACGATGTCGGCGACCACCTGCTGGTGTCGCTGGCCGCGATGCTGCGCGAGCAGGCCGGCGCGGACGGACTGCCGGTGCGCATCGGCGGCGATGAGTTCGCCGTGCTGCTGGTCGGCGGTACGACGCTGGGCGAGACGGTGGCCCAGCGGGTCCTGGATGCGCTGACCGAGCCGATCAGCGAGCACCGGCTGCTCGTGCAGGCCAGCGTCGGCATCGCCACGGCCGAGCCCGGCGCCTCCGTGGACAGCCTGCTGCGCGAGGCGGACGTCGCCATGTACGCCGCCAAGCAGCGCGGCAAGGCGGCGTACGTGCGCTTCGTGTCCGGCATGGCGCAGCCCGTCACGGCGCACATGCGGCTCGGCGGCGAGCTGCGCCGGGCGCTGGAGAACCGCGAGTTCGAGGTGTTCTACCAGCCGATCATGGACCTGGGCACGAACAAGCTCGTGGGCACCGAGGCGCTGGTGCGCTGGAACCACCCGGAGCGCGGCCTCGTGTCGCCGGGCGAGTTCGTGCCGGCCGCCGAGCGGACCGGGCTGATCATGGAGCTGGGCCGCTACGTGCTGCGCGAGGCCTGCCGCCAGACGGCGGCGTGGCTAGCCGAGTTCGGCCCGGACGCGCCGCGGCACGTGGCCGTCAACGTGTCGGCCCGCCAGCTCCACGACCCGGGCTTCGTCGGGGACGTCCGCGACGCGCTGGGCGACACCGGCCTGACCCCGGACCACCTGGTGCTGGAGCTCACCGAGTCGGCCGTGCTGCGCGGCAACCAGGTGTCCCGGGCGCTGCACGACCTGGACGGCGCCGGCGTACGGCTGGCGCTCGACGACTTCGGCACGGGTGAGTCGTCGCTGAGCCTGCTGCGGGCGTTTCCGGCGGCGATCGTGAAGCTCGACAAGTCGTTCGTGGACGGCCTCGAGTTCGACGAGGTGGACCCGGCTCGCCGGGACGCGCGTCAGGCGGTCGCCCGCGCGGTGATCCAGCTCGCCGGGGCCCTGGGCCTGGAGGCGGTCGCCGAGGGTATCGAGAACGAGGCCCAGGCGGAGCAGTTGCGCGCCCTGGGGTACGTCTACGGCCAGGGATACCACCTGGCGATGCCGATGTCGGCCGGGAAGATGACGGACCTGCTCACCGAGCAGCGCCGGGCGGTCACGGCCGCGGGCTGA
- a CDS encoding sugar phosphate isomerase/epimerase family protein: MQNESTVSRRRILCAAAAGAAALGTSAFVATPAEAGAGPRPSRIPLERISIQLYTLRNLLAIDLDGTLAALAAIGYTRVEHAGFVGRTAAEFRAALDRAGLRATSGHAGIPQPFDPAAWKKTLEDALVIGNRYIVHPYFGARPDGSPIRDGAVYRAFARDLDEAGALAREYGLSFGYHNHQNEFARQDGGTTTGFDILTRETDPELVHLEVDLFWAFRGAHDPVDLIAENRGRIRQVHVKDLAHTGGFADPGAGLIDFARIFEHSREAGLAEYIVERDDAGSPPRTPADALVTAEVGYDYLATLRF, from the coding sequence ATGCAGAACGAGTCCACCGTCAGTCGCCGCCGGATACTGTGCGCCGCCGCCGCGGGCGCGGCCGCCCTCGGCACCAGTGCGTTCGTCGCCACGCCCGCCGAGGCCGGCGCCGGCCCGCGTCCGTCCCGGATCCCGCTCGAGCGGATCAGCATCCAGCTCTACACGCTGCGCAACCTGCTCGCCATCGACCTGGACGGCACGCTCGCCGCCCTCGCCGCGATCGGCTACACCCGGGTCGAGCACGCCGGCTTCGTGGGGCGCACGGCGGCCGAGTTCCGGGCCGCCCTGGACCGCGCCGGCCTGCGCGCGACCTCCGGGCACGCCGGCATACCCCAGCCGTTCGACCCGGCCGCCTGGAAGAAGACGCTGGAGGACGCGCTCGTCATCGGCAACAGGTACATCGTCCATCCGTACTTCGGTGCGCGTCCCGACGGCTCGCCGATCCGCGACGGCGCCGTCTACCGGGCCTTCGCCCGCGACCTCGACGAGGCCGGCGCGCTCGCCCGCGAGTACGGCCTCAGCTTCGGCTACCACAACCACCAGAACGAGTTCGCCCGCCAGGACGGCGGCACCACCACCGGGTTCGACATCCTGACCCGGGAGACGGACCCGGAGCTGGTCCATCTCGAGGTGGATCTCTTCTGGGCCTTCCGGGGCGCCCACGACCCGGTCGACCTGATCGCCGAGAACCGGGGCCGGATCCGCCAGGTGCACGTCAAGGACCTGGCGCACACGGGCGGCTTCGCCGACCCGGGCGCCGGGCTCATCGACTTCGCCCGGATCTTCGAGCACTCCCGGGAAGCCGGCCTGGCCGAGTACATCGTGGAACGCGACGACGCCGGCAGCCCGCCGCGCACGCCCGCGGACGCCTTGGTCACCGCGGAAGTCGGCTACGACTACCTCGCCACCCTGCGGTTCTAG